CGGTCACCCAGTTCGCCAGGGCGACCCGCCGGTCCTCGTCCGGGCCGATGACCGGGATCTCCCCGCCCAGGAACCGGGGCGGCTGGGGCTCCTTGATCCGCGGGTGGACGACCTCCCCGCTTTTGGCGTGAAAGATATCGAGGGCCCCCAGGTTGAACCGGTTCAGCCGCGGGTAGAGCGGGTCCGGCCGGTCCTTCACCCGGGCGAAGAACGCCGCCAGACCGTAGTAGTCGTCCTGGGTCCACCGCTCGAAGGGGTGGTTGTGGCACTCGGCGCAGCTCATCCGGATGCCGAGGAACAGTTGGGCGGTACTCCGACCCAGGTCGTCCGGCTTGCGGACCTTGCGGTCGCTCCGGAAGTAACTGGCCGGCGGGTTCAGGAAGGTGCTCCCGCTGGCGGTGAGCAACTCGCGCACCACCTGGTCGAACGGGGTGTTGGCGAGGAAGTGGTTTCTGAGCCACTGGACGTACAGGTACGCCCCTTTGGCCTGGACCGCCCGCCGGTTGACGTTCAACACGTCGGCCCATTTGAGCGCCCAGAAGTCGGCAAACTCGGGGCGCTCCAGCAACCGGTCGATGAGCTTGTCCCGCTTCGCCGGGTCGGCGTCCGTCAGGAACGCCTCGGCCTCGGCCGGGGTCGGCAACACCCCGATCAGGTCGAGGTGCGTTCGCCGCAGGAACTCGGTGTCCGCGGCCAACTCCGACGGGGCGAGTTGGAGCAGCCGTTGTTTGGCGTACAACAATTCGTCCACGTAGTTGTTCGCGGGCGGGTCCGGCCAGCGGAACGCCGGGTCCGGCTCGACGAACGTCAGGCGGACCGAGACGATCTCGTTCAGGTACTTGGTCTGGATCGCCACCTCGCCGGTCTTGGCGAACGTGACGAGCCCGTTCGCGTCCACCCGGGCGACCGCCTCGTCGCTCGACCGGAACACGGTTAACCGGGTGACATCGGCTGTACTCCGATCAGCGAAGTGGGCGGTGGTCGTCACCTGCTGAGTGCGGACCGGTGCCCGCACGAGCGTGTTCGCCGGCCGGACTTCGAGCCGGGCGTGTGCGGGCAGGTCGACCGGGTCGGTCTTGGCGCCCTGGCGCACCCACTCCCTTAGGACGGCATCGGCCGGGTCGCCGGGTCGGAGCCGGATGCCCCCCTCGTGCGGCACCTTGCCCCGCCCCTTGAGGAGGATCAGACTCTGGTCCGGGTCGGCCACGCTCACCCGCCGGCCGGCCGAGTCGTGGACCAGTTGCTTGTAGTCGGCGGCCGGGTCGAACCCCCGGAGCGACAGCTTGAATCCGTTCTTCCCGCTCGGGGTGCCGTGGCACGCCCCGGCGTTACACCCGGCCACACCCAGGGCCGGGACAACCTGTCGGACGAAACTGACCGGTTCGCCCGGCTTGGGGACCGCCAGGTCGGCGGCGTCGGCCCGCGCGAAAACCGTCGCCATTCCGGCGACGGCAATCAGGACTGGTACGCGCATGAAGTCCGCCTACGTATATTGGTGTAAATCGGCTGCCTCCGCACCGCCCGGCCGCCGTCCTCGGCGGCGGCCCGGCACGCGACACAGGGATATCGCGTACACCGGCGATGTGCTCTCCAGTCACTCCGACGGTCGGTGGTGCGGAGGCAGTGGTTCAGGTCGTTCTCTTGTTGTTCGGCGTCGGCTTCTCGTTTACAGCAGGGCCTTGATCGGTTTGCCGTCGATCAGGTGGTGCGGACGTTGGAGCCCGTCGTACAGGACCGCGTCGGGGTCTACCCCCAGGCAGTGGTAGATCGTGGCGAGCAGGTCCTCCGGCCGGTACGGGTCGCTCGCCGGGTAGGCCCCGGTCTTGTCGCTGGCCCCGACCACCCGCCCGCCCTTTACCCCACCCCCGCCGAGCAGGATCGAGTAACAAAACGGCCAGTGGTCCCGGCCGCTGTTGGCATTGAGCTTCGGGGTCCGGCCGAACTCGTTAAAGAATATGACCAGCGTTTCGTCCCAAAGGCCGCGGTCGGCCAGGTCGCCGAACAGGGCCGCGAACGCCCGGTCCGTGGCCGGGTACAAGTTCTCCTCGATCAGCTTGAAGCAGTTGGCGTGGGTGTCGTACCCGGGCCCGCCGCGCCCGCCGACGTTGGACCGGGGCCAGTTGATCTGGACCAACCGGGTGCCCGCTTCGACCAACCGGCGGGCGAGCAGGCACTGCTGGCCGAAGGTGTGCTCGCCGTATTTCTCACGAACCTCTTTCGGCTCCCGTTCGAGGTCGAACGCCTCCTGGGCGGCCGGCGACCCGATCATGTCGAACGCCTTGGCGTAGTGCGGGTCGAGCGACTTCGTCGCCGCC
The DNA window shown above is from Fimbriiglobus ruber and carries:
- a CDS encoding DUF1549 domain-containing protein yields the protein MRVPVLIAVAGMATVFARADAADLAVPKPGEPVSFVRQVVPALGVAGCNAGACHGTPSGKNGFKLSLRGFDPAADYKQLVHDSAGRRVSVADPDQSLILLKGRGKVPHEGGIRLRPGDPADAVLREWVRQGAKTDPVDLPAHARLEVRPANTLVRAPVRTQQVTTTAHFADRSTADVTRLTVFRSSDEAVARVDANGLVTFAKTGEVAIQTKYLNEIVSVRLTFVEPDPAFRWPDPPANNYVDELLYAKQRLLQLAPSELAADTEFLRRTHLDLIGVLPTPAEAEAFLTDADPAKRDKLIDRLLERPEFADFWALKWADVLNVNRRAVQAKGAYLYVQWLRNHFLANTPFDQVVRELLTASGSTFLNPPASYFRSDRKVRKPDDLGRSTAQLFLGIRMSCAECHNHPFERWTQDDYYGLAAFFARVKDRPDPLYPRLNRFNLGALDIFHAKSGEVVHPRIKEPQPPRFLGGEIPVIGPDEDRRVALANWVTDKKNPFFARSTANRVWYHLLGRGLVDPVDDFRDSNPAASDELLDALAKDFADHNFDLRHLVRTVMRSRTYQLSAASTEANAPDERFFSHAVTKLLSAEVLLDALSDATGVPEIFEGTKPGTRATQLPDGDVFHHPFLKAFGQPARETACECERQADSSLGHALQLINGPTLKVKLIAPDNRVGRLLKEGKPADAALRELYLATLTRPPTAVEERAALLHLASAPDRRQAWEDVHWALLNSKEFLFRH